The Chitinophaga caeni genome segment CATATCTGAGTTAGACCAGGTAATTGTGATTGCACAAGTATCTAAAACAACTGCATTTGCTTTTACCAAACCAAATAAAGTTCTGGACGCCAAATTAAATGTATTCGCTAGTAATTCTTTCATGATGTTTGCATTTTTACAATCAAATCTTCATATATATTGGGCGTGGAAATACTCCAGTACAATGAAATCTGATTTAAGTTATGCACCAACACAGGTCTTTGAAACTTTTCCTTTTCCAGAAGAAATTTCACCAGATATTAGAAATGAAGTTGAAGATTTAGGAAAGAATTATTACAATCTTAGAAAATTACTCATGTCCAAATATAAAATTGGCTTGACTCGATTTTATAATATATATCACTCTAGCGGAATACAAGAGGAAATAGATGTAAGAGATAAACATCTAATCCTACTAAATAAACATTTGATAAGAGTGCAAATTCATATTGAAACTAAAGAAATAGTTAGTGATTTTAGTAAATTTAGGAGAATTGCTATAGAACTGGATAAAACAATTATAAAATCATATAAATGGAGCGACATAGATTTAAATCACAATTTTTATGAGCTTGAATATCTGCCAGAAAATGATAGAATACGTTTTTCTGTTCATCCAGATGCACGTAAGGAAATATTAAAACGTTTATTGATACTCAATCATCAAAGTTACAAAAAGGAAGTATCTGAAGATTCAAAAAACATTAAGGCTAAACATAAAAAAACAGGTAATAAAAAGAAAGAAGACAATTTCCCGAAGTTATTTTAATCTTCGGGAAATAAATTAATATTTGAAACTTTTGGAGCTGATTTAGATCTCTTTTTAACAATATTTTTATCCAAAGTATCAGATTTAGATTGCTCAAGATTTAATAATAACAACCGCTTTAGAATTTCTTTTTTGGCAGTTGGTTGTATTGTAAATCTTATGCGATCTTTTTCAGGAAGATGATCTAGTTCATAAAAACTATGCTTTAAATCTATATCATTCCATTTATATAATTTAATGATTTCGGAATCAATAAGCTTGTATAGCTCTCTCAGTTGAATTATATCATCATATATTTTAGCTTTATTGTTAAGTTGAATATCATGGAATATATTTTGTAAATCTGTTAAACCTAATTGATAATGCTTCATTATTCTCAAACGAGCTATATGAAGTTCGTTTCCCAGACCATTTAACTCTTCCGACGTAACTGTCGGAAAGGGGAATGTCTCAAAAGCGTTCGTTCCAGAATACCGTAATGTAGAAACTCCCATTGTTGAACTATTTTTCCAAGCCCAGACATCATGGAAAGAAGAGTTTAATATTGCTAATTCTGAAAATGTACTAAGAGCAAATACAACAGTTGCCTCAGAAAAGACTATATTATTTTTGCAAATAGAAATTAGTAAATATTTGGCATGACGGTTTAATACCATTACCTGGTCTAACTCAGATATAGTAGCGTAGAGTTCTTTTCTAGGTCTTAAAAACTGCCACCATTTTTCTTTACCTCCTTTATCTTTCTGAATAAGACGTTCAGGTCTAACTAAACGTTCAACTATATCAAAGCAGTCTGGGTAGCTCCGAGCCTTCTCTTCCGACCAATCGAAAAAGTTAATCACCCATCGAGACGGCTCTTGAGTAGGGTTGTTATTAAGATCATCTCCATTCAAGTAAGGAAACAATACCTCTTTGTTTCGAGGATCTTTATTAATCAAAGCTAAAGCTTCTTCTGATGTTAATATAAATCCCTTTCCCAATACAATACTCCCCTGAAAACTCTTTCCTTTATTCGATAATAAAGGCATAGGTTTTCCTATCTCTCCAAATTCAGAATATAGTTGCTGGTTTTTACTGCTTTAAATCTGTGACTTTGCAGATTATGAATAAATTCACTTCACAAATACTTCAGGAACTATGAGCATACAAATAAGCTATCGCTTTGTAATAAAAAAAGAAAAGAACAAACAGGGATTATATCCAATTTATTTGAGAGCATTTTTAAAAGGAAAAAAAATTGAAACCGCCACACCGGTAGCCATTCCTTTGCGTGATTGGTCATTGAGAAATCAACGAGTAAAATCTCAAAATAAACATCATGAAAGATACAACATGATACTAGATGCAATAGATAAAAAATCCATCAAGTTATTGGTCGATAATTTTTTAAACGAAGAATACCCTCTTTCATTAGTACAGTTCAAAGACCGCTTACTTGCCTTAAATCATTATTCAGTAGAACAAAGTTTTACAGATTATATTCTTGGTTATTTAGAAGAAAATAAAACAAAATTCAAGATAGAAACTTGGTTCGGATATAAATCTCAGATTTCCAAGATGCTTAAATTCAGGAAAGAAATCCTCTTTTCAGATATCAACGAAAGATTTATAAATGATTACAGACAATATATGCTAAATACTTTAAGTAATAATGAAAATACAGCAAGTAAAAGTTTGAGAGTCCTTCGAACTTTTGTCAATATTTCTATGCGATTTGGTTATATAAAGACAAACCCGTTTCAATATACTTCGATAAAAAAAGTTGATGGAAAAAGAGATTTTCTCTCAATTGAAGAGTTAAATAAACTTACTGATTATTATTCAAAAGATAATTTTACCCAATCAATAGAAAGAGATATTCTTGGGTATTTTTTATTTGCTTGTTATACAGGACTTCGGTATTCTGATTTAAAAACCTTCTCAGCGGACTCAATAGTTGATAATTCTATACACCTCCGAATGCATAAAACAGGATATTTAGTAAATATTCCTCTTAGCAAGAAGGCAAAGATGTTTATTCCCGTTACGCCTTTTAATAACAATTGTGTATTTAGAATATATTGTAATAAAGTAACTAATAGAGTATTAAAAAAAATAGGCATAGAATTGAAACTAAATAAAAAACTTACTTGTCATGTTGCTAGACATACTTTTGCTACCGTATCTATTTCGCTTGGAATTCCGATAGAGGTAGTTAGTAAATTGTTAGG includes the following:
- a CDS encoding site-specific integrase; this translates as MSIQISYRFVIKKEKNKQGLYPIYLRAFLKGKKIETATPVAIPLRDWSLRNQRVKSQNKHHERYNMILDAIDKKSIKLLVDNFLNEEYPLSLVQFKDRLLALNHYSVEQSFTDYILGYLEENKTKFKIETWFGYKSQISKMLKFRKEILFSDINERFINDYRQYMLNTLSNNENTASKSLRVLRTFVNISMRFGYIKTNPFQYTSIKKVDGKRDFLSIEELNKLTDYYSKDNFTQSIERDILGYFLFACYTGLRYSDLKTFSADSIVDNSIHLRMHKTGYLVNIPLSKKAKMFIPVTPFNNNCVFRIYCNKVTNRVLKKIGIELKLNKKLTCHVARHTFATVSISLGIPIEVVSKLLGHTSIRTTQVYAKIVDTVKIKEMQKWDK
- a CDS encoding type IIL restriction-modification enzyme MmeI, whose protein sequence is MPLLSNKGKSFQGSIVLGKGFILTSEEALALINKDPRNKEVLFPYLNGDDLNNNPTQEPSRWVINFFDWSEEKARSYPDCFDIVERLVRPERLIQKDKGGKEKWWQFLRPRKELYATISELDQVMVLNRHAKYLLISICKNNIVFSEATVVFALSTFSELAILNSSFHDVWAWKNSSTMGVSTLRYSGTNAFETFPFPTVTSEELNGLGNELHIARLRIMKHYQLGLTDLQNIFHDIQLNNKAKIYDDIIQLRELYKLIDSEIIKLYKWNDIDLKHSFYELDHLPEKDRIRFTIQPTAKKEILKRLLLLNLEQSKSDTLDKNIVKKRSKSAPKVSNINLFPED